The segment TTCAGCTTTTTCCTCCCATCCTAACCCGGGGTTAACATTAGAAGTAGGTCCATATGTATATGCCCAGTTACCATTTGGCAGCATCCAGTAAGCATCAGAACTCAAGGTGTTTGCCATATAGGATGCATCAAAGTCGTTATTACCAGTTACACCATAACCCAAACGCAGTTTCAAATCAGTTACCCAGTCAAAGTCTTTCATGAATTCTTCAGCTGAAATACGCCAACCTCCAGACAATGCCCAGAAGTTACCCCAGCGATTTTCAGCGGCAAACTTGGATGACCCTTCATGACGGATAGTAGCTGATACCATATATTTGTCATTGTATGAGTAATTTGCACGAGCATACAAGGCAAACAAACGTTCTGTAATGTCTTTAGCTGACGACATGGCTGCTTTACCATCTGTCAAGTAAGAACCTTTACCTATATCCCAGAACTTCACGCCTTCTACTTGGAAGTTATAGTTGGTCATGTTGAAGTTTTCACCATTTGTTTCAAAGAATGAGTATCCGGCTACTGCATTCAGGTTGTGTCCACCTTTGAATTCTTTTACATAGGTAAAGTAACCTTCTGATGTCAGATTTTCTGTTTTGTCAAATCCTAAATAAGCACGACCTGTACGGTTATTGGTTACTTCGGTACGGTGATAACGTGAATCGAATTCATGTAATTCCCACTGGCGGTTTTCATATCCCAATGTCTGGGTATAGCTTAAACCTTCAATAGGCTTGATGTTCAATTTCATGGTTACTTCAGGTTTGAACCATTTGTCCAGACCTTCATACGTATTCAGCATACGGTCTGCCACAATGTTGTAGTCCAATGTTTCACCAGTCCATACATTGTATCCACTTTCACTTTCAGGGTCATACGGAGAACGTGTCGGATTGTTATAAAGCGCCTGTTTAAAGTTAGGCTTCTTGTCCTCGTCTGAACCGTCTGATGTTCTGGCTGTTTGACGATAATCAACAATTGGTCTGATTTCCAACCAGCCGTCAAACAGCTTGAAGTTGGCATTCAAACGGCCTCCGTAGTCTTGTCTACCATCTTTAATGGCAATACCCTCATTCGTTTCATAGAAGAACGAAGTATATACCTGGGCATTTTCAGTACCTAATTCGAGTGACAAATGGTGCTTTTGTGAAAAGTTGTCTTTATTCAGCATGGCATCCCACCAGTCTGCATTCTGACCATAATCCACAATGTTTACATCAGTACGTGCCCGATATTCGTCAGCTGTCAACATTTCAGGCTTGTCATAGTTCTGCTTTTTAGAAAGTTCAGTACTATAATTCAGCTTGACTTTGCCATTCGTGTTAGAACCACTTTTTGTTGTGATCAAAATCACACCTGAAGCAGCACGTGTACCGTAGATAGCACCAGCAGAGGCATCTTTCAATACATCAATAGATTTGATATCATCCTGGTTCAATGCGCGAATATCACCACCTGGGAATCCATCAACTACGATCAAAGGTTGCTTACCAGAGTTAATTGATGTCAGACCACGTAACTGGATGGTTGTTCCAGCATTGGTGGCACCATTGTTTGACATGACCAAACCACTGATTTTACCTTGTAAGGATGAAGTGATATCAGAACCTCCTACACCTTTCATCATGTCACTGGCTGCTAATGAAGTAACTGAACTGGTTACTTGTTTCTTTTCCATCGTACCATAACCAACTACAACTACTTCTTCCAATGCCTGTGAGTCTTCAGCCAAAGTAACATTAATGGTCGTTTGATTTCCGACCGGTACTTCTTTTGTTTGATAACCAATGTATGAAATTTCTAAGACGGCATTAGCAGGCACATTGTCTAATATAACTTGACCGTTGAAGTCTGTTACATTACCGTTAGTTGTTCCTTTTACAATTACATTGGCTCCAATTAATTCTCCGGACGCATCCGAAACAATGACTGTCACTGTCTTACCTTGCTGGTTGACTGATTCAACACGTGGTCCTCTGTCGATATTAGACTTATCTGTAGCTCCTAATGCGTGAGCTGAGGCCATGAACAGTAAACCTGTGGTAAGGAAAGCCGCTGCAGGATTAAATAATCCAACTCTTGGCTTTTGTGAGTTTTTCTTACTACATTTTTCCATGTCTTTTCTTTAAAGTTAGATATTTGAAGATTAGCACAAATATTCTTTTACGTATATTAATTATATTGCATGGTATTAGCAGTGCTAAAAATAAATTTAGTCCTGCCAGAACTTCCCATTATATTTTTCATCAAATCTCCATAAACAACTTTATATTCTCTTTTCGTGTAACTGAATATATCAGAAATCCCATAGCTTAGCCAAAAGTTTAAGAGCAAGAATTACAAGTAAATTATTCATCAATAAACATATGAATTCCTTTGATTATTACAAATTACTACTACTTTCAATCGTAATATGGGCCAATAATATTAAAACGATAACAATTACGAGACAAATAATATCATAATGTTAAAAGTGGCATATATTATCCAAGTATAAAAAAAATTCATACCTTTGCCGAAAATTTAATACAGGGAACGAATTAGTTCAATTTTAGAATTAGTTCTGGCAGAACGTTTCGTTTTTTTGTTATATCTGACTAGTCTATAAAACGCCGGCGTATTTTGATGAAAAGGTAGGCGGAAAATAATAAAAAGGTAGGAGGAATTTGAGAAAAGATAGGCATGAATTTTCTATTCATTGATTTGGTCCGTTAATTGGTCTTCCTATACATTATTATATATAGTAATGTTTGTCTGTTTGGAGGAACAGGAATTTGTGTATGTCTATAATGTAAGTTCTGTTATATGAGTGAACAGATTGTTGAGAGTAATGGAGTCATGGTGTTTGACAATTTAATATGAATCTTGTTTTAAAAGGTTTGATAGTAATAGCTTTTGTTTACAAAATGATTTATAATAGTGACTTTGGCTTAGTTTTCCTTCTTTCAACAGTAATTTTACTTTCAAAAAAGACCAATTTTGCAGCATTATATGTCGGAAAATGGCTTGAAATATGAGCATAGACAGTCTTTATGGCTATTATACTGAAAGAATTAGGCGGATTATAAAGTTACTTATACCCAAAAACGATAAGAATAACTCTTTTGGGGATGAGCTTATGCTCTTTAATTTTCTTTCTTGGATTTAAATGATTGGAATTCAGAGGTGGGTGAGTTAAGTTAAAATCAACCTTTATTTACAACATTTATATCTTTTATTTTGGACGAATTTGTCATTCGTTGTCCAAACTGGTGACTTCGTCCTCGCTTTTGAGGGCTGTTGATAAGAAACTGGGATTGTTGATAAGAAAAAGTTCATGATTATTTGCTGGTATGAAAAAAAGATTTACCTTTGCAATACGATCGTGTCGATTAGAATCGTTCATTTATTTTCGACACCGTAAGATTGAATTTCAACGAGTTAATCGGAACGAGTTTTCCAACCGCTTGTGAGTTAATTAAAGAAAGAGATTTATAAACTTTATATTACTAATTAAATTATTTTATTATGAACAAAAAGGTACTTACGCTTATGGCGGGGGTTGCTCTGTTTGGAGCTTCAACTGCTTTCGCTGAAAGCTCGGTATCATCTTTGGTAGAAGGTGCAAACAAAGGCTTGTATCAGTTAATGACGGGTGACAAGTTTTTAGCAATTAATACTAAAGGTGAATTGACCGTTGTTGCTAAGGGTGATCTTACAGCAGACAATGTAGCAAGTACATTGTGGTGCACTAATGTAATTGTTGAAAATCAAGGAAAGGCTCCTATTTATGATTTCGTAAATAAAGGTGCAGAAGCTTTGTTGTCTGTAACGATGGATGACTTTGCAAAAAATGCGACTGTGACTACTAAAAACTCTATTGTTGGTGGTGAAATTGCAGGATGGGCATTCTCTACAACATATGCCAATAAATTAGAAGCAAATAAACCGTTGTATTCTTATTTTACGAACGATTCTGTCGTTGGTTTAGTTGTTGAGGAAGGTAAAGTACGTTTGAAGCAAGCTTTAGCAAGTGCTGTTTCTGCTGCTAATTTTGCGAAATTTACATTGGTTGAAGCTGCAGCCGTAACGCTGAACGCTAATCAGATCAATACAAAATTGGGTATCCAAGCTGCGGATGCAGGCGTACAGTTGACTTTCAACCCGGATAGAAATAATACTTCATTGGAAAATCCATTTAGCGATGTACCTTTTATCGCTAAAGCGGTTTCAGGTGAAGA is part of the Parabacteroides sp. AD58 genome and harbors:
- a CDS encoding SusC/RagA family TonB-linked outer membrane protein; this encodes MEKCSKKNSQKPRVGLFNPAAAFLTTGLLFMASAHALGATDKSNIDRGPRVESVNQQGKTVTVIVSDASGELIGANVIVKGTTNGNVTDFNGQVILDNVPANAVLEISYIGYQTKEVPVGNQTTINVTLAEDSQALEEVVVVGYGTMEKKQVTSSVTSLAASDMMKGVGGSDITSSLQGKISGLVMSNNGATNAGTTIQLRGLTSINSGKQPLIVVDGFPGGDIRALNQDDIKSIDVLKDASAGAIYGTRAASGVILITTKSGSNTNGKVKLNYSTELSKKQNYDKPEMLTADEYRARTDVNIVDYGQNADWWDAMLNKDNFSQKHHLSLELGTENAQVYTSFFYETNEGIAIKDGRQDYGGRLNANFKLFDGWLEIRPIVDYRQTARTSDGSDEDKKPNFKQALYNNPTRSPYDPESESGYNVWTGETLDYNIVADRMLNTYEGLDKWFKPEVTMKLNIKPIEGLSYTQTLGYENRQWELHEFDSRYHRTEVTNNRTGRAYLGFDKTENLTSEGYFTYVKEFKGGHNLNAVAGYSFFETNGENFNMTNYNFQVEGVKFWDIGKGSYLTDGKAAMSSAKDITERLFALYARANYSYNDKYMVSATIRHEGSSKFAAENRWGNFWALSGGWRISAEEFMKDFDWVTDLKLRLGYGVTGNNDFDASYMANTLSSDAYWMLPNGNWAYTYGPTSNVNPGLGWEEKAEWNIGLDYAFFNNRLYGKFDYYRRKINGMLYNVNVPQPPYPNGTQWQNIGEMESKGWEFEVGGDIIQTKDFTWTSNLNLSHNSGKILSMWGDGTYINGNTFDEPGWPGEASRIQDGAEIGAFYIWKFAGFDDDGNFLLYNKEGDVIPASEKTDNDKQYIGNYLPKVLMGWNNTFRYKNFDLGINMRSWIGFDVYNSFPMYLGIQGQNGAGQWNLWKPALEDERYNKIRGVKQLCDYFLEDGSFLKIDAITLGYSLSLKQYTKWADRLRIYGTVGNVATITGYSGYNPEVDITGWANGVDKVWDCNPIVRTYTLGIQVSF